One Coffea eugenioides isolate CCC68of chromosome 2, Ceug_1.0, whole genome shotgun sequence genomic window, TGTTGGGCAATGGGAAGAGCCAGACAATTGCGCAAGTGGCGGGCATTCAAACGAGAATTGAGGAGCACGTTTCCAGACGCATGGACTTATCTGTCCAACATTGAAATCGAAAAGTGGTGTCTAACGCATGACGGTGATCATCGGTGGGGTATTCTGACAACCAACATATCCGAAAGTTGGAATAATGTACTTAGAGGAGCACGTCATTTGCCTATCCGGGCTTGTATTGATTTGACTTTTCATCGGACAGTTGagttatttaaaaaaagaaCAGAGGAGGCCAGACATTGCCGTAATCCATTTCCTCCAAAGGTATGGCGGAAGTTTAAGAATTCGGACCAGAAGGCGGGAAGTCACAGGGTTGTTGAGTTTGATTTCTCTTCCGGGGTGTATAAAGTTGTGACTGGCCGACGTGTGGATGGCAAAGGGGGTAATACACAAACGGTCAAATactttgaaaaaacttgctcttGTGGAAAGTGGCAGTGCTACAGACAGCCATGTTCGCACGTGATGGCTGTGTGCAGGCACCGAAGGGATAATCCAGGATCGCTTGTTGACCCTCAGTTCACAAAAAGGCGATGGGTAGTGCAGTATTCAGGAAAGTTTACCCCTATGCCACATCGGGATACTTGGCTCCAACCAGATTGGGAGCTGCAGGCAGATAGAAGTAAATATGTTGCCCGTCGGGCGGGAAGGGTACGAGCTAGAAGAATTCGGAATGAGATGGATGAGAGAGACCCGGAGGAACCGAGAAGGTGTACAAATTGTCACCAGTCGGGCCACAACAGAAGAAATTGCCCTAATCTTAGAGCTTGATTTTGTGTTTTAGCCAATACATCCATTGTACTAGTAGTACGTGGGTGGGATTTTCGAAATAGTATATTATATGTGATACCTATTTCGATGAGACattttcatgacttgtgttaTTCTCATGTATTTTGAGCGTTTTCGCATATTTAAAGTCAATATAATATGAATTCGCATCTAGATCTCCTATTCTACTTTTCTAATGTGTGTGGTCGTATTTCTCACGTATGCATATTGTAGAGCAGGATACCTATTTTTAGTATGGCAGACATCCCTATACAGGCAGACCCACATCCGGGTCCATTTGTGTATGATGTTATACCACCAGGCTCAGTTCACCGGGCACATTCTATATTTCACGGGTATATTGTGGGTGATCAGCTGGATGTTAGGAGATGTGATAGGGGTTTTTGGGAGCATACACCTATCCCCGAGACTGTTCTGTCTTATATTCGATTGGCGGGTTTTGGAGGGGTATTAGAGTGTGGATATATGATGATTGATCATGCCTTGATCACTAGTTTAGTGGAGCGGTGGCGCCCCGAGACTCATACATTTCATCTCCCCGTTGGGGAGACGACGGTTACCTTACAGGATATAGAGGTCCTGTGGGGCCTACCCATAGATGGACCTCCGGTTACAGGGATAGATACATCTCATACCATTGAGGAGTGGAGAAATTTATGTGAGGAGTTGCTTGGTTTCCCTCCAATGATGTCCGATTTTGATGGACAACGGCTTAAATTGGGGTGTTTATCTAGAGTATTAGATGTAGAGCTGCCACCGGATGCCCCGGATGTCCAATGTCGACAGCGGGCCCGCATATACCTACTTCTGCTGTTAGGGGGCCATTTATTGTCCGATAAATCCGGCAATAAAGTCCCGCTATTGTATATGTCATTATTACGAGACTTGGAAACTGTTGGACAATATAGTTGGGGCAGTGCGGTTTTAGCGACTCTGTATCGTTCATTGTGTGCCGCAACATCTCCCTTAAGATCTTCTATTGCCGGACCATTAGTTTTGCTACAGGTACAGTGACGTAATTGGTATCTTGGCTTTATGTACCTGTTAATTGACTCCAACATCAAAGGCAGTCGAACTCAAATCTAACTTTTTTTCCAGCTATGGGCGTGGGAACAGATACCTACAATGCGTCCTGATCGAGTTCAACCGTTAGAGCACTATCCTGGTCCATATGGAGCTCGGTATGTATatcagatatatatatatgcacctAAAATCTTCAAGACAGTCGAGACATTTTATACCTACAAAGAGTCATGATTTATTCAATGCAGGTGGAATGTTCAATTAGATCTACATAGAGTAGCGAGACATGTTGTGTCCATATTTCGAGATCAGTTGACAGGCCTACGTGAGTTTCAGGTAGTATTTTTAGATATTAAAAGCACTGTATTTTCCTGTATCTAATTTGGCTATATTATACCATAGTACATAATTTGGAAGTTGGAATAATTATTGTCTTGCAGTTCATATGGCGGCCATATTCGGAGGATGTGCTTGCTTCTCTGCCTGCATATTGTACAGTAGGACGCGCTATTTGGAGATCTGTCACATATCTAATATGTTGGGGAGTTGTCGAGCCACATCTTCCGTATCGCGTCATGAGACAGTTTGGATATCATCAGTCCGTGCCTGATATGAGATTGACCGAAAATCAAGCAGCACTACATTCTTTGGATCGTCGTGGCAAGGGGAATCAGAACTGGATAACTACACATGGAGCATACATTGATGTGTGGACTGATCGTCATTCTCATGTGGAAGACGGTGTTGTAGCTGAAGATCCTAGATATCCGTCCGATGAGTATCGTCAGTGGTATCGCGAGCGGACAGTGCTGTATGTTTCAAATCCTACTAGGCAGCTCACTTTTCCGGAGGGCTTTCAAGGTGATAGCGCCAGAGCAACATATCTGGTAAGTTTTTCTTACAATTTATGAAATAGATTCCCATCCAGGTCGCTATAGATTTAACTGTATTAACCCATATGCATCCCTATATTTGCACACCAGATGGATGCTATGACTCAGGTGTATTACATGGCAGAGACCTCTGTAACACAGAGTGACGAACAGCATGCTAATTATTTTAATGCAATGAAGGACTTTGCATCCATGACATTGGAAAGTGTAGGGGAGTCTTcccgacttgcatttcgcccTCCACGAGTGCCACAGCAAATTCCACAGCCTCTAGACCCGCGTCGCGTTGAAAGAGCTCCTAGGAATGTTCACGGAGGCCAGCATGGTGGTGGACGGCGTCGTAGATTCCGATCACCAGAACCCACCGTCCAAACTGGATTTGCTACTAGCTCACAGGCTACTGAGCATGCATGCACCTCTACGGGACGTATTGCTCATTCTAGGTCCCCAGTGTCTATGGCGGAGTTCACGGCCAATACAGACTTACATCACGGCACTGGTGAACAACGTGTGGGAGGTATAGATGCAGGCCACGGTACCCAAGCACTGGATGCTAGACTTGAGTCACAAATTACTCAAGTCGATATAGTGATGCCAGCCCAGCCACGTCGAACACAAAGAGTACACAAACCTCGAGGATGTGGCACTCATGGAAAACTTGGACATCACTGATATTCAAAACTCTATTTGTGTGATTGTGTTATTCAATATTATTCTAAGTGTAGGAGAGGAAAATGTGATACCTATGTTGTAGTAGTTTTATGATACCAATGTGGACAAGTTGTTGGAAGTATTGTTTAGATGAAATGGAGTGGTCTATTTTGGaattgctggcagggagtttagtccacttttaaggggagattatgtcaaaattttttcaaatttataagtaAATGTACATATATGTGTAcattaattataataaattacaATAAGCGAAGGCAGAACTGAAAATGAAttaatacatatatacataaaatgtatatacatatatttatcatataataatttatacattaatataatattcatttataatctATACAATCAttacatttatattatatttatattatgtagtCCAAGtcaatataatatatttttgtatttttatataattatattaaatatatttatttaaaaatatttataatttttttacaaacaCATATTACTATAtcaatatttaaacaataaaaatccTCAATTATAAAAACTTATTAATTAGGTAAATTACAAAACTGTATTAATTAGGAGAATGCGAGATTAAGAATGCCCATGGAATGCGAGTTACTCAATCATTTATATTAAGAATTCCCAATTCCCAGCTAAACCTCGGCGCCGGTCTTATTGTTTATATTGAGCTGGTGTTAACCTGGTTAGCAAAAGGCAATTCTGATTCCCAGTAAAACACCGGCGCCGGTTGTACACACAAAGAGTTGCACCGGAGTTTCCCTGGAACCACAAGGCAGTTCCCACGCCCAGAAAAAGACCGGCGCCGGTGTTTTCGCATCAGACAGCGCCGGTGTTCCACTGGAGAGACCAAGGTCAACATACAGTTTTATAACACCGGCGCCGGTTATACTCATCTCTGCATGCGCCGGTGTTTCCCGGGGACGAAAACATTACCTTATCAAAAAACACCGGCGCCGGTTTTCCGCATGCTAAGATGCGCCGGTGTTTCACTGGAACGCCGTTAGGTTCTAAAAAGCTGGAACATTGACTTTTAACCAAATTTTCTATTTTGACCGCAATTGTGAAAACCTAATTTTCACTTCTTCACTCTTGGGTCAGGCAGCCTTCACGACACTCTTCGCTTGGCCGCTTAATTCTTCCCCGCTTCCGCTCAATTCATCTGCTTTGATTCTCATTTCTCAGCTGGTTCATCAATTTAGCTCAGCTGGGTTTTGGTTATCCCCTTTTCCCCTTTTATTCCTTTCATCTTCAACAACTGGATCGTGTGGTTGCTGGGTTTGTAGCCTTCGCCGCTTCAAAGCCTTCCGTCCCCTCGGCCCTCTTCCGTCCCCATAGCCGCCGCTGCATTTCTCAGCCACTACCCATCTGCGGTTTTACCAGGTTTGTTTTTCccaattcccttttttttttcatttccttcACAAATTACTGGGTTTTGGTTACCCTACCGTCCCCTCGGCCCTCGTAGTCAATGTTTATGTACTGCtgtaatttttatcaaattatgATGACAATTAACTTGTCTCAGCCATGATCCTTATTACATCCCTATGAGCACGTTTCCatgttttttttggtttgtcCTAAAATACATAAGCTGATTAGCCtaaataaaattagaaaaacaagGTCTCCCTTCAGATGTTGTAGGTGTTTTCATTTTGTTTGGACTAAAGTAGATAATTTGGTTGGCCTGTTGTTGAGTTGCGCCGTTGCTGAATGTGGAACTTAATTGGGAGGCATTTGTGTTAATGTTTTTGGCTGACAAATCTTATATATGGTCTTGAACATGCTTAATATAACAGCCCTAATCTTAGATATAATAACCATGACTCTCTCAATAATAATCTAATACTACCATTTATCGTACTTGCCAGTCTTTCAATCTTTATCTATTATAGGTCAACATTTAATCCTATAATTAGAAAACTTTATGTACCAAAGTGCATAGTCGACAAACATAGCTGGATGAAACACAATTTGATTTTCTGTACAGCAAGGTTCTTTTCTTAATTTGGCCAAAGCTTTTTCTGCTTCTGTCTATAACAGCATGATGTGTATACAAATCCGGTTTCTGTCCTTTTGGTTTAAATTCTTCAAATCATGTGAGCCAGACAATCCACCATTAGTGTATTTGACAGACGCTGGGATGCTAGTCCacttattaaataatataagtCCCTTGCTAGCATCTTGCTACTAAATCATTCCGTGACCTCCTGTTTGTGAAAGCCCTTTTACTTCCATTACATCGAAGGACTTTTGTCCGTGGGTCACAATAGAAAACCTTTTGAGGAGAATAATTAGGTGTTGTTTGATTTAATCAGTTTTGGTCAACGAAGCAACGTAGCAAACTTGAGTCAGTTGACAATGCCACCTAGGAATACAAAAAGAGGCACACGAAAGAGGAGTCGGGACCAAAACAGCGGTGCTAGCACCAGTGCAGGCCCCAACTTCGATGTTAGTAGGTTCACTTCAATTGAAAATCAACATTGGTATCTCGTTCGTGCTAATAATACAGTTCTAGTTGAAGTGGACCTTGATCCTGTCTTTGATGGGAAATTTCACTTTCGAGAACAGTTTGCAACAATGGGGTGGGACTGTATGTTGAATCTACCTCGACGGTATTACCCGAATTTGGTGCGGGAATTCTATGCTAACATCTCGAATAAAGGGAATGTCAGTTCTGTAGAACTACAGAGTTATGTGAAAGGGGTACATATAACTCTAACGAGAGAGACTCTGGCCGACATTATAAGAGGTGATGACGAGGGTCCCACCTTTGAACATGGAAAGTACATAGTCCGAGGGGATCCAACATGGGAATTCGAGGTCGCTCTCTCTAAATATGGCAGTagctttaattcttttaaaaCCATAGCGGATCCTGTCACGGGGGACTTAAGAATGGAATCGGCACCTATTCCCACACGGTGTCTTGTGCTCCGGCACAGTTTATTGGTATATTTGTTGAACCACAACATTCTGCCGGCTTCAAGCAGTAAGAATGAAGTCCGGGTAATGGATGTGTATTTCCTAGACAAATTAGAGGCTGGTTTAGGCAATGTATCAGGGATTCCGATATCCACAATCATACTCGGTGCCATGTCAAGAACTGCAGGGTTTAAGGGGGCTAAGAAAGCACTACCCTATGCTAGGACACTAACGCGTATCTTTGAGCACTTCGGTGTAAATTTGACAGGTGAATCGTACAACACTGCATCAGCAATGGTGAGCCAAGCCACAATGGACCGAATTGCCTATCGCGATGAAACGGAATTGGGTGACGAAGAACAACAAGAAGAGGGCGAAAACAGGCAGGCCACAACTGATGCAGGGTCTTCTCAGGCTACGAATGGGCGATCGATTCAAGACATGATTGGAGCTGTGATCACTGAGATGCGTGCAATGCGTGAAGTGGTTGATCGGTTGGATGGGATAGTACATGCGGTCGAGGAGCGATTGTCTGCGATCGAAGACAGATTGGAGGCATTGAGTGGTGGTCAAAACACAAGCCGAGTCGAACGAAATGAACACGGAAATTAGTCACAGGCTGTAATCTTTGTTTTTAGATTAATCTTTTGTACCTAATGTGCTAGGCATATGTTACAAGTCTAACACAGTTGACATGTCAATATATTGTTATTTCAATGTATGACTTATCGTTCAGATTTGGTGTTTTGTGTCTGGATTTGCTGGCAGGGCCGTTATTTCAATGTACGACTTATTGTTTAGATTAAATGTTTTGTGTCTGCatttgctggcagggagtttaggccacttttaaggggagactctgttcaattttttccaaaaaagataagtaaatgtatatatgtatgcatattaatcataataaattacaataaaCAAATAAGCAAATCTAAGTAGTATCAATAATAGCAAATTAGagaaattgattaatcaattattagtagtaccaataccaaaaaaattaattactattcttgttcattcttattttttatttaactaTAAATAATAATtgctaacttttcttttttatgtggtATATAATATGTTACTTTTAATATAAGTAGTTGAGTAACTACGATTTCTCAATCAGTTTATAGAtacttaaattattgaattactaCATTAATACACTTTGCAAAAAATGTTGACGTATTAGATTAATACACTGTACAACATATGCTACATATATTTTTTAACAACAAAGAGTTTATGGTAAACTCTTAAGAATGAATTTACCAAATAAACTAATTTTATAAGTAATTTAACAATTATTACAATTTTTTTATGCAATTTTCTAGGAATTTGTATTTATCTAATGCAAGCTAAAGTCCAACCAAAAAGCTTGCTACATTGGTTAACATTTATTTCCCGAACTTATTATTAACTATTGATGTCAATATTATGGGATCTTTTTTTAAGCAGTTGTGATGAATTTAGAGCCTTAAGTAGTCAAATTTGTAGAAATTTGCATTGCAAATTGTAAATCATAAAGCAAGAGAACATGACATTACAACAGAAGCAACAAGAAATATTTTTAGGCAAAATCTAGAATCCTGTTATTGGAAAGCAAACAACATAGGTACATAGTCAGTACTTGATCATAAGTGTAAAATTGCACCTTGCAGCGGACACTAGACAGCGgagttttgtggtttaattgGAGGTATATGACCTCGCATTTCAGAAATGCGAGGTAGATATACCTCGCATTTCTTAAGTGCGAGGTACATATAACTCGCATTTCAAAAATGCGAGGTCATGTACCTCGCATTTCAGAAATACGAggtcagttttttttttccattttttttttaatctcggATCCAGAAAATTTAAGGACACTTCGCATTTCTCAAATGCGAGCTCAAGGAGCTCGCATTTGAGAAATGCGAAGACCCCAAAAACAGAAACCACTACACAAAATACCCCCTTTGTAGaacttttttaaaaatcatcataaagATAGAAATTTCTCCAAAAAGTTTGTGTTCGACAAGAAAAAGTTGGCAGTAGTCAAGAAATTTGCCTCCTCAGTCGGCTCCACAGGTTCGGTGAAGGATCCTACTCTGGTTGAAGCCATTACCGCTTTTATATTGAAGCATTTCATCCTCGTTATCCAGGCCAAGGAAAATTGTAAAACAAATTTTCTGGCATTCCAAGCCGTGAACTTGAGACCTAGAATGAACTTGCCCTCTGACCGGCTTGCATTTGGCAACTTCTCAATTGCTACTCCTGCTTTAATGACAATTTCTGATACAGATGATAATGATAAAGAATACTGTGATGACACCTGAGGAATGCAACTAGAATAATCAACAATGATTATATAAAGATTCTTCAAAGTGGAGTGCCTtttttaaatatcttaaaaGCTGAAGGGGAACAG contains:
- the LOC113763707 gene encoding uncharacterized protein LOC113763707 — encoded protein: MRPDRVQPLEHYPGPYGARWNVQLDLHRVARHVVSIFRDQLTGLREFQFIWRPYSEDVLASLPAYCTVGRAIWRSVTYLICWGVVEPHLPYRVMRQFGYHQSVPDMRLTENQAALHSLDRRGKGNQNWITTHGAYIDVWTDRHSHVEDGVVAEDPRYPSDEYRQWYRERTVLYVSNPTRQLTFPEGFQGDSARATYLMDAMTQVYYMAETSVTQSDEQHANYFNAMKDFASMTLESVGESSRLAFRPPRVPQQIPQPLDPRRVERAPRNVHGGQHGGGRRRRFRSPEPTVQTGFATSSQATEHACTSTGRIAHSRSPVSMAEFTANTDLHHGTGEQRVGGIDAGHGTQALDARLESQITQVDIVMPAQPRRTQRVHKPRGCGTHGKLGHH